The Candidatus Palauibacter australiensis genome includes the window CCGTGTCGTGGAAGAGCACGGCCTCCTGCCCCACGAGGCCGATGAGCCGGCGGAGGGAGTCCACCGAAAACTCCCGGATGTCCGTCCCATCGATCGTGACCCGCCCCACCTGCGGATCCGCAAACCTGGGCAGCAGGTCGACCAGCGTGGACTTCCCGCTCCCCGACGCCCCGACGATGGCGACGACGGATCCGCGCGGGACGACGAGATCGACGCCCTGCAGCGCCGCCCGGCCCCGCTCGTAGGCGAAGCTGACCCCCTCGTAGCGGATCTCCCGTTCGGGCCCCGCCGCGATCCGCGACCCTCCGGCCGGCTCCGGGTCCTGGTCGAGGATCTCGAAGAAACGGTCGGCCGCGGCGAGTCCCTGAGCGGCGATGGCCGGATACTGCGCTAATCCCTTCACCGGCGAGATGGCGCGCAGCGCGATGGTCACGAAGGCGACGAACTGTTCGGGCGCGATCGACCCGCCGCTCCCCACGAACGACGCTCCGATCCAGACGAGTCCGAGCGCCACGACGGACGCGAGCGTTTCGGAAAGGGGCGAGGCGAGGTGCCGGGTCGTGGCCGCCGAGATCCGCCTGCGGCTGAACGCGTCCGAACGGCGCCGAAAGCGCCTCTCCTCGAAGTCCTCGGCAACCCTCGACTTCACAAGCCGCACCGCGCCCAGCGATTCCTGCAGCGCCGCGACGAGTTCGCCGTGGTCATCCCAGGTGCGGCGGAACTTCTCGCGCAGCCGGCCGAGCAGCGGCCGCAGGCCGAGCCACACGAGCGGCACCAGGATGACGGCGATGAGCGCCAGCCTCCACGAGAGGGCGAACAACGCCACGGCGTAGGCCGCGAGGGTCGCCACCTGGCGCACGGCCTGCGCGAGCGCGTCCGTCACGACGGGCTTCGCCTCGCCCGCGTCCGCGATCACGCGTGCGATCAACTGTCCCGCCTTTCCACGCTCGAAGAAGGCGAGGGGCAGACGCTGCAGGTGCGCGTGCACGGCGTTGCGCACGTCGCGGACGAGGAACTCCTGGGTGCGGATCGAGAGCGCCCTCCCTCCGACGACGCAGAGGTTCTTGAGGAGGAGCGCGGCCAGCACCAGCACGCACACGGCCCGGAGTCCGTCCAGCCCCGCCTCCGGGCCGAGCCATCCCCCGGCGATCCCGTCGATGAAGCGCTCCGCCGCGTTCCGTCCGCCGCCGGGCAGGGGAGGCCCCATGCCGAAGAGCGAGCGGAGGAACGGGATGAGCAGGAGGAGGCTGAACGCCTCGAGTCCGGCCGCGAGCACACCGAGCGCCAGGCTCGCAAGAAAGGTCCATCGATAGGGGCGCAGGAACCGGAGCAGCCGCCGATACGACGAGGCGCCCCCGTCCCGGCCCGGGTTCATCGAGTCACCGCGGCGTGAGCAGCGCGGCGGGAAGCACCATCTCGTCGGGGCTCACCCCGCCGTGCAGGAAACTGTCCCGGTACCGGTTCTGGTATTCCCGCAGCCGCGTCGGGTAGACGAAGAAGTAGTCCTCCCGACAGAGGGCGAAGGTCTTGCTCATCCCGCCGGGAGGCATTCGCCATTCGTCCGCGTCCGAAGTCGACATGACCGCGGCCGGGTTCTCCACCTTCATGTCGTCGCCGATCTTGTAGCGCAGGCTCGTCGATGCGTCGCGCCCGGCGTAGATCGTGGCGGGCCGCCGGCAGTGAATCGAACCGTGGTCCGTCGTGAGGAGGACCCGGACGCCCCGCTGCGCGGCCAGCCGGAGCGCCTTCAGCGCCGGCGAACGCTCGAACCAGGTCACCGTGAGCGAGCGCAGCGCGCTGCTGTCCTGCGCCATCTCCCAGATCAGGCGCGACCGCGCCCTCCCGTGCGTGAGCATGTCCACGAAGCCGAACACGAGCGCCGTGGCGGAAGGAGACGACAGGTAACCGCCGAGCCGCGCCAGCATGGGCTCGCTCTCCTGGGCCGAGAAGATCTTCTCGTAGTGCACGGGGATCCGCGACGCGGTCAGTTCGTGGATATGCCGCTCGAAGAGTTCGTCCTCGAAGGAGTTGTAGCCGGTCTCGCTGCCCCTCTCCCACCACTCCGGACGACGCTCGGCGAGTTCGTCCGCGAAGATGCCTCCGAAGATCGCGTTGCGCGCGAACGGGGTCGCCGTAGGCAGGAGACCCGCGTAGAGCGCCTCCTCGATCTCGAAGTATTCGCTGACGATGGGGAGGACAGCCCGCCACTGGTCCAGCCGCATGCAGTCCATCACGACGAGCAGCGCCGCCGGATCCTCGTCCAGGATCGGCCGGAAGAAGCGGGACAGCACGTCCACCGAGAGGGTCGGCCCCCGCTCGCCCCCCTCGTGCACCCACTCCCCGTACCGGTCCGCCACGAGATCGCAGAAACCTCGGCTCAGGTCGGTGTGCAGCCCCTTGAGGATCTCGCGCAGGCCCGACTCGCCGGCCTCCTCCAGCTTCAGGTCCCAGTCGACCAGTTCCGAGTACAGGTCGGCCCAGTCCCGCCACGAAGCCGCCGTGGAGACCCGCTCGCGCAACTCGCCGAAGCGGCGCGAGAAGTCGCGCGTGATGTGCTCGTGGCGCAGGGCCGGGCCGGCGAGGAGCCGCGTCACGACCGACAGCACCTGCCGGGGGCTCGTCGGCTTGACGATGTAGTCGTCCGCCCGCCGTCCGATCGCCTCGTGCATGGTCGATTCCTCTTCGCTCTTCGTGACCATCACCACGGGGAGGCGGGGGGCGGAACTCCGGATGCGGTCGAGGACCTCGATCCCGCGCAGCCCGGGCATGCGCTCGTCCAGAAGTACGAGATCGTAGGAAGCCGCCGTCAGGAGTTCCATCGCGTCCTGGCCGTTCATCACGGCATCGACGTGATAGCCCGAGGACCGCAGCAGCATGAGATGCGGACGCAGCAGGTCGACTTCGTCGTCCACCCACAGGATCCGGCCTGCCACGGTCTTTGTCCCTTCCGTCATGCGCCGCCTCTCAGGTGGTCAGATACGAGCGGATGGCCCGCTCCAGCTTAAGCACGACTTCCTCGGCGCGGATTCTCGACATGCGTCCCGCCCGGGTGGCCCGGGACGGCATCCGCTCGCCATCGGAGCCGGCCGGGCCATGAAAATGGTCCACCGTGAGATCCGTGAACCGGCCGTAGGGACCGCTGCGCCTGGGGTCCGTGTACCCGTACAGTCCGATGGTCGGCGTCCCCAGCGCCACCGCCATGTGCAGAGGACCCGTGTCCGGCGCCAGCGCGAGATCGCTCGCGGAGAGCCGGCCCGCCAACTCCCTCAGCGTCCCGCCCAGCGCGACGCGCGGCGGAACCCCGCACAACCGTTCGAGGCGGCGGGCATCCCGCAGTTCCTCTTCGGAGTCTCCTCCCAGGAGGACGGGCTGAAGGCCCAGATCTCCGGCCGCCATGTCGATTACCCGCGCCGTCCCCTCGAGGGTCCAGTTTCTTCGGGCGTTGGAACTCCGCGGCACGACCGCAAGCACCGGAAGCGAGAATTCCTCCCGCCACCGCGCCGAGACCCGCCGCTCCTCCTCCGTGAAATGAAACCGCCATTCCAGGCGCCGCGGGACGCCGAGGTGGTCGAGGAATTCGAACAGTTCGTCCTGAATGTGGGCCACGGGAGCCGGCGGGATGCGGCGGTTCGTGGCCAGCCAGCTCAGGTCGCGGGCGCGCGGGCGATCGTGGCCGAGGCGCTCCGGAGCGCGCAGGAGACGCGTGACCGTCCCTCCCTTGAAGTTCGGCTGCAGACAGATGACGAGATCGAACGTTTCTCCTGCCACGTCACGCCGAAAGCGGGAATAGGCGCGGGCGCCGAGCCGTCGGTGAAAGCGCACGATCCGGTCGACATCCGGCCGGCCGGCCATCAGCGTGGCGGGGCCCGGCTGCAGCACCCAGGTGATGTGGGCGCCCGGCCAGGCCCGCCGGAGCGACGCGACGATGGGCATCCCCTGCACGGTGCTTCCCACCGCACTCATGAGCACGATGGCGACCCTGCGCGGCGGAGCGCCCGCGCCGCGCAGGGATCTATCGGGCCGCATCCCGGTACAGGGGGTGGCGGACCGCGACGAACCCGCGGGGCGAAACCGGCCCCAAAAAGACCCGCCCGGGCTGACAACGGCCCGAAAACACAGTAATCTCGGGGCGATGCGAACTCTCACCCGCTATATCCTGAGCCGTCACGCCGGGCCGTTCATCTTCGCCGCCATCGGCACCACGGTGCTGCTCCTCCTCGACCAGGTGAGCAAGCGCTTCGAGCGGCTCATCGGCAAGGACCTCGAGTGGTCGGTGATCGCCGAGGTCTTCGTCTACTCCATCCCCTTCATCCTCGCCCAGACCCTGCCGATGGCCGTGCTCATCGCGGTCCTGTACGTCTTCAGCCGGATGGAGGGCGACTTCGAGATCACCGCCGTCAAGGCGAGCGGCATCCCCCTGTCGCGCGTGATGGCCCCGCTCCTCGTTTGTGCCGTCATTCTGGCCGGCGGAATGACCTGGTTCAACAACACGGTCCTGCCGCAGTCGAATCATCACCTGCAGGTGCTGCTCACGGGGATCGGCCGCAAGAAGCCAACCTTCAACCTTCGGGAACATACGATCAACGAGGTGCTCCCGTCCTATGTCTACGTGCACCCCGGCATGATCGACCGGGAGGAGAGCGTGGTGCACGATGTCGCGATCTACGATGAGCGAAATGGCCAGGAGAGCCGCTCCATCTACGCGACGCGTGGAAAGATGGGCTTCTCGGAGGAGGGGGAGGACCTCTATTTCGACCTCGAGGACGGCGTCGTCCAGGTACGCATGAACGAGCGCCCGCACGCCTTCCGGCGCATCGCCTTCGAGCGGATGCTGCTCAAGATCCCGGATGTGGCGAACGGGCTCGAGCGCGATACCGCGGCCATACGCGGCGATCGCGAGATGAACATCGCCGACATGCGCGTGGAGGCGGATCGCGGCGCGCAGATGGCGGACGCGGCGCGTTGGGAGAGCCTCGTGTACGCGCAGGCGATCACCCGCATGCTGCTGGACTTCGCGCAGCCTCTCGCGGACGGCACCTATGCCGGGGAGGGCGACATCCCCGACTGGGACGATAACATGGCCGACTGGGCGGATTACGTCGCCGACCGGAAGGATGACATCCCCGAACTGGAAGCCGACCTTCCCGACTGGGCCGATCTCCCCGACCGGGGTGACGACCCCTCCGCGACACCGGGCGCGCCCGCCCAGGGCGAGATGGGGCCGGAACCCGTGGGGCAGCGCGCCGCGCCGGATTCCACCAGGCAGGTCGCCGAGAGCGCGGCCCGCCGCTTCTACTCCGCCTCCGATGCGGCGAACCAATTCCAGTCCTACGCCGAGCGCGAGGTCACGGGCCTTCGCCGAATCAACCAGTACTGGGTCGAGATTCACAAGAAGGGGACGATCCCGGCCGCGTGCATCGTCTTCGTCCTCCTCGGCGCCCCGATCGCCGTCCGGTTCCCGCGCGGCGGCGTCGCGCTCGTCGTCGGCGTCAGCCTGGGCATCTTCGGGGCGTACTACGTCTCGCTCATCGGGGGCGAGCGGCTCGCCGACCGCCTCTGGATCTCGCCGCTCTGGGCCATGTGGGCCCCGAACGTCATCTTCGGCGCCGCCGGGATCGTGGCCCTCGCGCGCTCCACCAAGGTGATGCGCTGACGCCGTGAAACTGCTCGACCGGTACGTCCTTTACCAGTTCCTGAGGATCTTCGCGGCCTGCGCGCTCGGCGTGCCGTTCCTCTTCATGGTCATCGACATCGCCGACAACCTCGACAGGTTCCTCGACCAGGGGTCGACCTGGTCCCAGATCGTCCTCCACTACGTGTACGAGTTTCCGTACCAGTCGCTGCTCGGGTTTCCGATCGCCGCCCTGCTGGGGTCCGTGTTCACGGTGGCCTCCATGTCCCGGCACTTCGAGGTCGCGGCCGTCAAGGCGGGCGGCGTTTCCTTCTACCGGCTCGTGCTCCCGATCCTCTGCGGCGCCACGCTGCTCAGCTTCGTCGCGCTCGGCCTCACGGAACTCGTCGCCGTGACGACGCGGAAGTCGGCCGAAATCCTCGAGCAGGAGGAGGCCCGCAGCCAGACGATCCGGAACTCCTTCGTCTACCGGGGAGACGACGGCCTCGTGTACAAGGCGCGACTGCTCGACACGCGCGAGGGCCGGATGGACGACGTGCAGATCGAGCGGAGGGGATCGGGACCCGACTTCCCCACCGTACACATCACGGCCAACGTCGCCAGGTACGACCCGGCGTTCTCGCGCTGGGTGCTCCAGCAGGGGTGGATGCGGGAGTTCCGCGGCCCGGAGGAAGAAACCGCCTTCGAGTTCGCCGAACTGTTCGTGCGACAACTGGACGAGACGCCCGAGGAGCTGCAGGCCAGACCCAAGGAACCGGACGAGATGCGCTACGCGGAACTGGGGCGCCTCATCGAGTCCGTAGAACGGTCGGGCGGCACGACGAACGGGCTAAGGACCTCTCGCGCGCTGCGCATCGCCTTCCCCTTCATCTGCCTTGTGATCGCCGTGTTCGGCATACCGCTGGCGCACAGCAACAAGCGGGGCGGCGCGCCGACTTCGATCGGGATCGCGCTCGGGACGACGATCCTCTTCCTGACTCTGATCCGCATCGCCGAAGCGATGGGCGCCGGAGGGGCGCTGTCACCGGCGGCGGCGGCCTGGCTGCCCAACATCGTCTTCTTCGGCGCCGGCCTGCTTCTCTTCGCGAAACTGCGCACGTAGCCAGCCGGGCGGAGCCGGCCGGGCGGAGCCAGCCGGGTGAGCGGGCCGCGGTTAGCCGGTCTGGGCGTCGATCCGTTCGATGTCGCTTCGCACCATGAGGCGGATCATCTCCTCGAACGACATGCGGGACTCCCAGCCCAGTTGCCGCTTCGCCTTCGACGGGTCGGCACAGAGCCGCTCGACTTCGGCCGGCCTCAGAAGCTCCGGGTCCTGTTCCACGTGCTCGCGCCAGTCGCGTCCGATCTCGTCGAAGGCGATCTCGATCAACCGTTGCACGGAATGGGTCACGCCGGTCCCGATCACGTAGTCTTCGGGCGTCTCCGCCTGAAGCATGAGCCACATCGCCTCGACGTAGTCGCCCGCGAATCCCCAGTCGCGCTCCGCCCCGAGGTTCCCGATCGACAAGCGGTCGGCGAGACCCCGGTGGATGCGGGCCGCCTCCCAACTCACCTTGCGCGTGACGAATTCGCGGCCCCGCCGGGGGCTCTCGTGGTTAAAGAGGATCCCGCTCGCCGCGAACAGGTCGTAGCTCTCCCGGTAGTTCACCGTAATGAAGTGGCCGTACACCTTCGCGACGCCGTACGGGCTGCGCGGATAGAAGGGCGTGTCCTCGTCCTGCGGGGTTTCCCGCACCTTTCCGAACATCTCCGACGAGGAGGCCTGGTAGAAGCGGATCGCGGGTTCGACCGCGCGGATCGCCTCGAGCATGCGCGTCACGCCCAGCGCCGTGAACTCGCCCGTCAGCAGCGGCTGATCCCAGGAGGTGGGGACGAAGGACTGCGCCGCGAGGTTGTACACCTCACGGGGCTGCACGCGTTCGAGAACGCGAATGAGCGACAGCTGGTCGAGGAGGTCCGCCTGGTGGAGGGTGATCCGGTCCCGCAGATGCGAGATGCGGTCGTATTTCTCCACCGAGGAACGGCGCACGACGCCGTGCACCTCGTACCCCTTGTCGAGCAGGAACTCGGCCAGGTAGGAGCCATCCTGTCCCGTGATGCCGGTGATGAGCGCGATCATGGCGGCCGAATATGCGCGGCCGGCGCGCCGCGGCCAAACGTGCGCGGCCCGTGCGAGGCCGGCGTCGCCCCGCCGCTTGACCGAAGACAACCCGAATCCGACATTCCCCGTCCCGCAGCCGGCCGGGCCGCGGGTAACCGAAGGCCGAAGACAGAGGAGGTCTCGCGATCCCGCGCGCGACGCCGGTTCCGGAGTGGGTGCCCGATCTTCCCGCGAGCCCGGGCGTCTACGTCTTCGTGGATGCGCACGGGCATCCCCTCTATGTGGGGAAGAGCGTGAACCTGCGGCGGCGCGTGCGGGGCTACTTCTACTCGGGGGGACCGTCGAACGAGCGTCTGGCCGAGATGCTGCGGATCGCCCGGGGCGTCGAGGCACATCCGACCGGGAGCGACCTCGAAGCGCGACTCGTGGAGGCGGAGCGCATTCTCGGCCAGCGGCCGCCCTACAACCGCGCGCTCAAGCGGCGCGATGCCGGCTGGTATCTGGAACTGCGCCAGAACGAACCCTTCCCTCGCCTGCGCGTCGTGCGCCGGCCGCGCCGGGCCGAGGCCCGCTACGTCGGCCCCTTCTGGAGTCGCCGGTTGCCCGAGCGCATCCGTCGCCTCGTGGAGAAGATCGTCCGGCTGCGGAGTTGCGCCGAATCCGTGCGTCCGGACCCGGCGCGGAGCCCGTGCATGCAGTTCGACATGGACCTCTGCACCGCGCCCTGCGCGCGCCGGGTGGGACTCAACGCCTATCGGCGGCAGGCGGAGACGGCCGGGCGCCTGCTCGCCGAGCCGGGCTACGCGTGGGAACTCATGGACCGGTTCGCCGAGGCGCGCGACGCCGCCTCCGAAAGACTGGAGTTCGAGCGGGCCGCGGCGGCGCAACTGCGTCTCGAGTGGATCGAGGAACTCGAGGAGCTTCGGTTCCTGCTGGAGCCGGAAGCGGAACCGCACTCCTGGCTCATCGTGCTCCCCGGGCTCGACGAGGCGCACCGGATGCTCCAGCCCGTGGCGCGCGGGCAGGTGCTGCGGCGGCGCCGCGTGGCGTGGGTCGAGGGTGCCTGGGAGGAGGCCGTGGAAGACGCCTGCTACGCCGTGCGAGTGGCGGAGTTGCGGGCGCCCCCCGTGCTCTCGCCGCGGGAATCCGTGCCCAGCGCGATGGTCGGCCGCTGGCTCGAGGAGGGCGGTGACGGCGGACACGCGATCGACCTGACCCGCCTCGACGCCACCGGCGCCATCGACCGCCTGCGGCGCCTCGCGTCCTGACGCCGGCCGCGGAACCCCGTCACCGTCAACCGGGTCTTGATTGCCATGCTCAGCTCGACTGCCATGCTCGAGAACTCAGACGTCGTCGCGGCCCGCGAACGGATCCGGTCCGGCGTGGCGCGGACCACCTGCCCGCAGTCCTTCGCCCTGGAGGCGCGCGCCGCTGGCCGCTTCCATCTCAAGACCGAGTTCCGGCAGCGCACCGGGTCGTTCAAGGACCGTGGGTCGCTCCACAAACTGCTGCGCCTCGGCCCGGCCGCGCGCGAGGGAGGCGTCATCGCGGCCAGCGCCGGGAATCACGCCCAGGCCCTCGCGTATCACGCCGCCCGGCTGGAGATCGCGTGCACGATCGTGATGCCCACGCACGCGCCTCTCATCAAGGTCGCCCACACCCGCGGCTACGGCGCCCGCGTGATTCAGACCGGGGAGACCCTCTCCGACGGGATGGCGCTCGTCGACCGCCTGGCCCGCGAGGAGGGGTTCACGCCCGTCCACGCGTTCGATGACCTCGATGTGATGGCGGGCCAGGGGACGATCGGGCTGGAGATCCTCGAACAGGTGCCCGACCTCACGACGGTCATCGTCCCCGTCGGAGGGGGCGGGATGATCTCCGGCGTCGCGACCGTGGTGAAGGCGCAGCGCCCGAAGGTGCGCGTGATCGGCGTGGAGGCCGCGGCCTCGCCCGGGGCCCGTGAGTCGCTGGCCGCCGGGAAGCCCGTACACCTGGAGAACTCGGACACGCTGGCGGACGGCATCGCCGTGAAGCGGATCGGCGACCTCGCCTTCCCTCACCTGGCGGCGCTCGTGGACGACGTCGTCCTCATCGACGAGGAACAGATCACCCGCGCGATCTTCTTCCTCCTCGAATCGGAGAAGTTCGTCGTGGAGGGCGGCGGAGCGGTGTCCGTGGCCGCCGTCCTCGAGGGAAAGGTCGACCTCGGCCCGTCCGACGTCACCGTCTGCATCCTCTCCGGCGGCAACATCGACATGAACCTCGTGTCGCGGGTCATCGACCGCGCGCTCTGGTCCGATGGCCGGCTCGCGCGTCTCGCCGTCGTCGTCCGCGACCGTCCGGGCTACCTCAACGAAGTGACGGCGCTCGTTGCGATCGAGGGCGCCAACGTCCTCCACATCGAACACACGCGCGCCTTCGGGGACATCTCCGTCGGGAAGGTGGGGATCGAACTCACAATCGAGACGCGCGGCCGCGACCACATCGCGACGATCGTGGCCAAGCTCCGCGAACTCGGCCACCGGGTCGAAGAACTGTCCTGACCCGCCCGCTGCCGCCAGCCCGAAATCAGGCCGTCTTTGCGTTCTTCCTCCGGCGCGCAAACCCCTCGAACAGCCCCTCGACTCTGGCCATACGCTCACGCAGATCGCCGATCTCACGCCCCATCCGTTCACGGAAACTGCCTACTTCGGCCGTGAGCGCCGTCAAGTCGCGCCGGATCGCGTACTGCCCCGGCAGGATCGCGGCAGCCAGTGCGATCGCCGCCGCTATGATCGTCCACATTTCAGCCGTCATGTGCTCGCCGACTCCTCATCCGTCGATGCCGTGTGAAGCTAACACCCCATCGAGTTACCCGCCCCGATCAACGGAGCCTTAACCGGGAGTGTCTTCGACCTCGGCCAGCGCCTTCTGGAGTTCGCGCCGGGCCACGCGCGTGACGAGGACGACGACGGCGGCCGTCGCGGCGAGGCCCGCCACGAGCAGGGCGGTCTGCCCCCAGCTCGCCGCCCCGCCGGACGCCTCGGCCACCTCCGCCCCGGCTGCGCCGATGTACACGTACAGGAGCGTCCCCGGGAACATCCCCACGAGCGAAGCCGCGACGTACTGGGTGAAGGTCGCGCCGGTGAGGCCGTAGAAGTAGTTCTGCGCGCTGAACGGAAACACCGGTGAGAGGCGGGTGAGGAAGACGATGCGCCAGCCCTGGGTTTCGACCGCGCGGTCGATCGCCCGCAGCGCCGGGCGGTTGGCGAGGAGCTTCTCGACGCGGTCGCGGAGCACGTAGCGGGCGATGAGGAAGGCGAGCGCGGCCCCGATGTTCGCGCCCACGAACACGGTGAGGGTACCGAGCGCGAGGCCGAAGGTGACGCCTCCGGCGATCGTCAGCGCCGAACCCGGCACGAAGAGGACCACCGCGAGCGCGTAGAAGAGTCCGAAGAAGAAGGGTCCCAGCCACCCCAGCCCCGCCGTGGTCTCGCGCAGCCAGGTGACGAGTCGCGCCAGGAAGCCCAGATCCTCCGTCGCGGCGGACTCCGAAGCCGCGGGCTCCGACGCCTGGGCGGCCTGTGCGGGGACCGGCGCAGCGACCACGAGGACGGGAGGGCCGCCGATCTCGGGACCCGCGTGGGCCGACGGCGCAGCGACCGCGCCCTCGACCGGCCCCGGTACGAACGCGCCCAGGAGGAGCGCGGCCAGGGCGGCCACTGAACCCCGTCTTCCGTTTCGCCTCGGCCCGGCCACTACGGCCTCTCCAGGCGGTTATGCGCGGCGAGAATGCGCCGGACTTCGTCGTGAGGGAGCCCGGGCACCATGTTCCCGTCCCGCCCCACCATGGTCCGGCCCGCAACCATCGCGTTCGTGATCGCCTCCTCCGTGGCCTGGGCCGTCGCGAGCAACAGCGGCGAAATGGCGTCGTTCGACATCATCTCGACGGTCGAGTTCTCGCCCCGGTTCCACGCCCCGCCGTTGGCCGTCGAGAAGGCGATGAAGATGTCGCCGGAACTGTTCGCCCCGTACCCCCCCATGCGCCCGATCCCGATCGGCGCCCGGCGCGCGAGCCGCTTCAACTGGTGCGGCAGCAGCGGAGCGTCCGTCGCGATGACGACGATGATCGAACCGAGACCGTCGAACGCGCCCGCGTCCGCCGCACCCCCCGCGCCGCCGGGCGGCGTCCAGCCGAGGAGTTCCTGTCCGACCGGCACGCCCGCGATCAGCAACTCCGGCCGGCGCCCGTAGTTGCACTGCACGAGCACGCCGACGGTGTAGTCCCCCACGAGCCGGGACGAGGTCCCGATCCCGCCCTTGAACGAATTGCAGACCATGCCGGTCCCGCCACCGACCGACCCTTCCGTGACGGAGCCCGCGGCGGCGCTCTCGATCGCCGCGAACACGTGCTCCTTGCCGACGTGGAAGCCGTTGATGTCGTTGAGCCGCCCGTCCCAGGTCTCCGCCACCAG containing:
- a CDS encoding ABC transporter ATP-binding protein: MNPGRDGGASSYRRLLRFLRPYRWTFLASLALGVLAAGLEAFSLLLLIPFLRSLFGMGPPLPGGGRNAAERFIDGIAGGWLGPEAGLDGLRAVCVLVLAALLLKNLCVVGGRALSIRTQEFLVRDVRNAVHAHLQRLPLAFFERGKAGQLIARVIADAGEAKPVVTDALAQAVRQVATLAAYAVALFALSWRLALIAVILVPLVWLGLRPLLGRLREKFRRTWDDHGELVAALQESLGAVRLVKSRVAEDFEERRFRRRSDAFSRRRISAATTRHLASPLSETLASVVALGLVWIGASFVGSGGSIAPEQFVAFVTIALRAISPVKGLAQYPAIAAQGLAAADRFFEILDQDPEPAGGSRIAAGPEREIRYEGVSFAYERGRAALQGVDLVVPRGSVVAIVGASGSGKSTLVDLLPRFADPQVGRVTIDGTDIREFSVDSLRRLIGLVGQEAVLFHDTVTANIAYGEDAPDPAAVEAAARTAGAHGFIAGLPDGYDTVLGDRGVRLSTGQRQRIGIARAIFRDPPILILDEATSAVDAETETALRAAAEGLHGRTVIVVAHRLSTVREADRIFVLDRGRLVDAGRHDALASRGGPYRRLFGPQLEGVSQP
- a CDS encoding bifunctional response regulator/alkaline phosphatase family protein, which translates into the protein MTEGTKTVAGRILWVDDEVDLLRPHLMLLRSSGYHVDAVMNGQDAMELLTAASYDLVLLDERMPGLRGIEVLDRIRSSAPRLPVVMVTKSEEESTMHEAIGRRADDYIVKPTSPRQVLSVVTRLLAGPALRHEHITRDFSRRFGELRERVSTAASWRDWADLYSELVDWDLKLEEAGESGLREILKGLHTDLSRGFCDLVADRYGEWVHEGGERGPTLSVDVLSRFFRPILDEDPAALLVVMDCMRLDQWRAVLPIVSEYFEIEEALYAGLLPTATPFARNAIFGGIFADELAERRPEWWERGSETGYNSFEDELFERHIHELTASRIPVHYEKIFSAQESEPMLARLGGYLSSPSATALVFGFVDMLTHGRARSRLIWEMAQDSSALRSLTVTWFERSPALKALRLAAQRGVRVLLTTDHGSIHCRRPATIYAGRDASTSLRYKIGDDMKVENPAAVMSTSDADEWRMPPGGMSKTFALCREDYFFVYPTRLREYQNRYRDSFLHGGVSPDEMVLPAALLTPR
- a CDS encoding glycosyltransferase family 9 protein, which encodes MRPDRSLRGAGAPPRRVAIVLMSAVGSTVQGMPIVASLRRAWPGAHITWVLQPGPATLMAGRPDVDRIVRFHRRLGARAYSRFRRDVAGETFDLVICLQPNFKGGTVTRLLRAPERLGHDRPRARDLSWLATNRRIPPAPVAHIQDELFEFLDHLGVPRRLEWRFHFTEEERRVSARWREEFSLPVLAVVPRSSNARRNWTLEGTARVIDMAAGDLGLQPVLLGGDSEEELRDARRLERLCGVPPRVALGGTLRELAGRLSASDLALAPDTGPLHMAVALGTPTIGLYGYTDPRRSGPYGRFTDLTVDHFHGPAGSDGERMPSRATRAGRMSRIRAEEVVLKLERAIRSYLTT
- a CDS encoding LptF/LptG family permease, whose amino-acid sequence is MRTLTRYILSRHAGPFIFAAIGTTVLLLLDQVSKRFERLIGKDLEWSVIAEVFVYSIPFILAQTLPMAVLIAVLYVFSRMEGDFEITAVKASGIPLSRVMAPLLVCAVILAGGMTWFNNTVLPQSNHHLQVLLTGIGRKKPTFNLREHTINEVLPSYVYVHPGMIDREESVVHDVAIYDERNGQESRSIYATRGKMGFSEEGEDLYFDLEDGVVQVRMNERPHAFRRIAFERMLLKIPDVANGLERDTAAIRGDREMNIADMRVEADRGAQMADAARWESLVYAQAITRMLLDFAQPLADGTYAGEGDIPDWDDNMADWADYVADRKDDIPELEADLPDWADLPDRGDDPSATPGAPAQGEMGPEPVGQRAAPDSTRQVAESAARRFYSASDAANQFQSYAEREVTGLRRINQYWVEIHKKGTIPAACIVFVLLGAPIAVRFPRGGVALVVGVSLGIFGAYYVSLIGGERLADRLWISPLWAMWAPNVIFGAAGIVALARSTKVMR
- a CDS encoding LptF/LptG family permease — encoded protein: MKLLDRYVLYQFLRIFAACALGVPFLFMVIDIADNLDRFLDQGSTWSQIVLHYVYEFPYQSLLGFPIAALLGSVFTVASMSRHFEVAAVKAGGVSFYRLVLPILCGATLLSFVALGLTELVAVTTRKSAEILEQEEARSQTIRNSFVYRGDDGLVYKARLLDTREGRMDDVQIERRGSGPDFPTVHITANVARYDPAFSRWVLQQGWMREFRGPEEETAFEFAELFVRQLDETPEELQARPKEPDEMRYAELGRLIESVERSGGTTNGLRTSRALRIAFPFICLVIAVFGIPLAHSNKRGGAPTSIGIALGTTILFLTLIRIAEAMGAGGALSPAAAAWLPNIVFFGAGLLLFAKLRT
- the gmd gene encoding GDP-mannose 4,6-dehydratase, producing the protein MIALITGITGQDGSYLAEFLLDKGYEVHGVVRRSSVEKYDRISHLRDRITLHQADLLDQLSLIRVLERVQPREVYNLAAQSFVPTSWDQPLLTGEFTALGVTRMLEAIRAVEPAIRFYQASSSEMFGKVRETPQDEDTPFYPRSPYGVAKVYGHFITVNYRESYDLFAASGILFNHESPRRGREFVTRKVSWEAARIHRGLADRLSIGNLGAERDWGFAGDYVEAMWLMLQAETPEDYVIGTGVTHSVQRLIEIAFDEIGRDWREHVEQDPELLRPAEVERLCADPSKAKRQLGWESRMSFEEMIRLMVRSDIERIDAQTG
- the ilvA gene encoding threonine ammonia-lyase; translated protein: MLENSDVVAARERIRSGVARTTCPQSFALEARAAGRFHLKTEFRQRTGSFKDRGSLHKLLRLGPAAREGGVIAASAGNHAQALAYHAARLEIACTIVMPTHAPLIKVAHTRGYGARVIQTGETLSDGMALVDRLAREEGFTPVHAFDDLDVMAGQGTIGLEILEQVPDLTTVIVPVGGGGMISGVATVVKAQRPKVRVIGVEAAASPGARESLAAGKPVHLENSDTLADGIAVKRIGDLAFPHLAALVDDVVLIDEEQITRAIFFLLESEKFVVEGGGAVSVAAVLEGKVDLGPSDVTVCILSGGNIDMNLVSRVIDRALWSDGRLARLAVVVRDRPGYLNEVTALVAIEGANVLHIEHTRAFGDISVGKVGIELTIETRGRDHIATIVAKLRELGHRVEELS
- a CDS encoding TVP38/TMEM64 family protein — its product is MAALAALLLGAFVPGPVEGAVAAPSAHAGPEIGGPPVLVVAAPVPAQAAQASEPAASESAATEDLGFLARLVTWLRETTAGLGWLGPFFFGLFYALAVVLFVPGSALTIAGGVTFGLALGTLTVFVGANIGAALAFLIARYVLRDRVEKLLANRPALRAIDRAVETQGWRIVFLTRLSPVFPFSAQNYFYGLTGATFTQYVAASLVGMFPGTLLYVYIGAAGAEVAEASGGAASWGQTALLVAGLAATAAVVVLVTRVARRELQKALAEVEDTPG